From Corvus cornix cornix isolate S_Up_H32 chromosome 5, ASM73873v5, whole genome shotgun sequence, the proteins below share one genomic window:
- the LOC104698403 gene encoding carbohydrate sulfotransferase 8-like, translating to MNQKVVVFLLPNFLFGIFLYGFFSKRQKNLTDAFPDPTEYWLATQNSRKNTLGSVCLKNNLNKPRSKLDSQVANQLFVEHKHKFIYCEVPKVGCSNWKRTIFLLQSGLNAKPSEIEHDDIHQTSLIKRLATYPPALQKEFLSNYTKVMFTRHPLERLVSAYRDKLLHSEPFYSITVANRIRAMFRKNKNSTEKVSFQEFVNFILAKPPHTLDIHWKPMFLLCDPCNIHYDILGKYETLGLDSERVLEVIGAPESLQYPSLKRYGSEKRTYGDITLEYLRQLTSEQIEKIKKLYEMDFFLFNYTMKYEDYFSLND from the exons ATGAACCAGAAGGTGGTAGTTTTCCTTCTCCCAAATTTTTTATTCGGGATATTTCTTTATGGATTTTTCTCtaagagacaaaaaaacctAACAG ATGCTTTTCCTGATCCTACTGAATATTGGCTGGCAACTCAAAACAGTCGCAAAAACACACTGGGTTCTGTCTGCCTGAAGAATAACCTTAATAAACCAAGAAGCAAATTGGATTCTCAGGTTGCAAACCAGCTCTTTGTGGAGCACAAGCATAAATTTATCTACTGTGAGGTACCCAAGGTAGGCTGCTCCAACTGGAAGAgaactatttttcttcttcaatcAGGTTTGAATGCAAAACCTTCTGAAATTGAGCATGATGACATCCACCAAACCTCACTGATCAAAAGGCTGGCGACTTACCCTCCTGCCTTACAAAAGGAATTTCTAAGCAATTACACCAAAGTGATGTTCACCAGACATCCCTTGGAACGGCTGGTTTCAGCTTACAGAGACAAACTCCTGCACTCTGAGCCATTCTACAGTATCACTGTTGCTAATAGGATTAGGGCAatgttcaggaaaaataaaaattctactGAAAAAGTGAGTTTCCAGGAGTTTGTCAACTTCATTCTAGCAAAACCACCACATACTCTTGACATTCACTGGAAACCAATGTTTCTGCTCTGTGATCCTTGCAACATTCACTATGATATTTTGGGTAAGTATGAAACTCTTGGGTTGGACTCTGAGCGTGTTCTGGAGGTCATTGGTGCACCAGAGAGTCTGCAATACCCCAGCTTGAAGAGATATGGGTCAGAGAAACGAACTTATGGTGATATCACCTTGGAGTACCTCAGACAACTGACCTCGGAACAAATTGAGAAGATAAAAAAACTGtatgaaatggatttttttttgttcaactATACTATGAAATATGAggattatttttccctgaatGACTAA